A region of Massilia sp. WG5 DNA encodes the following proteins:
- a CDS encoding DUF2939 domain-containing protein, with amino-acid sequence MNTLQKRILAAAALVVAAGVAAYWYWSPYLVVRELRDAAMAADAGRFNAHVDFPKLRESLKGQFSARIDKGVGAEGAVNAFGGMLAHVLVDKMIDVAVRPETIMFAMREGRFKIERSGEQDGEERQEATHEKTVWRTERKGVDTVLFHVQDADSGAGKDRMALVMQRQGFANWKLTDIRLPD; translated from the coding sequence ATGAACACATTACAAAAACGGATACTCGCCGCGGCGGCGCTTGTCGTCGCCGCAGGCGTCGCGGCCTATTGGTACTGGTCGCCGTATCTGGTCGTGCGCGAACTGCGCGATGCCGCGATGGCGGCCGACGCCGGGCGCTTCAACGCCCATGTCGATTTCCCGAAACTGCGCGAAAGCCTGAAAGGGCAATTCTCGGCGCGCATCGACAAGGGCGTCGGCGCCGAGGGCGCGGTGAATGCCTTCGGCGGCATGCTGGCGCATGTGCTGGTGGACAAGATGATCGATGTCGCGGTGCGTCCCGAAACCATCATGTTCGCCATGCGGGAAGGAAGGTTCAAGATCGAACGCAGCGGCGAGCAGGACGGCGAAGAGCGCCAGGAAGCGACGCATGAGAAGACCGTCTGGCGTACCGAGCGCAAGGGCGTCGACACCGTGCTCTTCCACGTCCAGGACGCGGACAGCGGCGCCGGCAAGGACAGGATGGCGCTAGTGATGCAGCGCCAGGGCTTCGCCAACTGGAAGCTCACCGATATCCGGCTGCCCGACTGA
- a CDS encoding CsbD family protein: MNEDQIKGKAKDIGGKIQEGVGKAVGSSEQQAKGLNKQVEGKVQEKVGDAKDIVGKGNR; the protein is encoded by the coding sequence ATGAACGAGGACCAGATCAAAGGCAAGGCCAAAGACATTGGCGGCAAGATTCAAGAAGGTGTCGGCAAAGCCGTTGGCAGCAGCGAGCAACAAGCCAAAGGCCTGAACAAACAGGTTGAAGGCAAGGTGCAGGAAAAGGTCGGCGACGCGAAAGATATCGTCGGCAAGGGTAACCGCTGA
- a CDS encoding AI-2E family transporter, with translation MTEKESAPPPVDAAPPTPAHRRLMRRFALVDGIAALFLALLAGIYYAANALLLVFACILFSILLYELSAILCRRFHINRKLGLAIVVVVLLLVIGLGGWAMAPQISEQSSQLAKEIPASLQRLQQMVAQHPLLRRLASELPQPKQLLHYLGRMVPDAGLFFGGVLGAIGNVAIILFVGIYFAMSPRRYIDGFITLVPPRKRERAGQVLHEIGSTLARWLLGTSCSMLIAGVATSIGLSLLGVPLALILGIIAGLLDFIPYLGPIMAGVPAVLVAFSVDPQLGLYTILLFLGIQMVHGYVMQPMIDSWAVSLPPALIIVMQLVFGTIFGFAGIALATPLTASLILLVKMLYVQDILGDRPTEKEGAAPSG, from the coding sequence ATGACCGAAAAAGAGTCCGCCCCGCCGCCCGTTGACGCCGCCCCGCCGACGCCCGCACATCGTCGCCTGATGCGCCGCTTCGCCCTGGTCGACGGGATCGCCGCCCTGTTCCTTGCCCTGCTTGCCGGCATTTACTATGCGGCCAATGCCCTGCTGCTGGTGTTCGCCTGCATACTGTTTTCCATCCTGCTGTATGAGCTGAGCGCCATCCTGTGCCGCCGCTTCCACATCAACCGCAAGCTGGGCCTGGCCATTGTCGTCGTCGTGCTGCTGCTCGTGATCGGGCTGGGCGGCTGGGCGATGGCGCCGCAGATATCCGAACAGTCGAGCCAGCTGGCGAAGGAGATCCCGGCCTCGCTGCAGCGCCTGCAGCAGATGGTGGCGCAGCATCCCCTGCTCAGGCGCCTCGCCAGCGAATTGCCGCAGCCCAAGCAACTCTTGCACTACCTCGGCAGGATGGTGCCGGACGCCGGCCTGTTCTTCGGCGGCGTGCTCGGTGCGATCGGCAACGTCGCCATCATCCTGTTCGTCGGCATCTATTTCGCGATGTCGCCGCGCCGCTATATCGACGGCTTCATCACGCTGGTGCCGCCGCGCAAGCGCGAACGCGCCGGCCAGGTGCTGCACGAGATCGGCAGCACGCTGGCGCGCTGGCTGCTCGGCACCTCGTGCTCGATGCTGATCGCCGGCGTCGCGACCTCGATCGGGCTGAGCCTGCTCGGCGTGCCGCTGGCGCTGATCCTCGGCATCATCGCCGGCCTGCTCGACTTCATTCCCTACCTCGGCCCCATCATGGCAGGCGTGCCGGCGGTGCTGGTCGCCTTCTCGGTCGATCCGCAACTCGGCCTGTACACGATCCTGCTCTTCCTCGGCATCCAGATGGTGCACGGCTACGTCATGCAGCCGATGATCGATTCCTGGGCGGTATCGCTGCCGCCGGCCCTGATCATCGTGATGCAGCTCGTCTTCGGCACCATCTTCGGCTTCGCCGGCATCGCACTGGCGACGCCGCTGACGGCGAGCCTGATCCTGCTGGTGAAGATGCTGTACGTGCAAGATATTCTCGGCGACCGTCCCACGGAGAAAGAGGGCGCGGCGCCAAGCGGCTAG
- a CDS encoding bifunctional 2-polyprenyl-6-hydroxyphenol methylase/3-demethylubiquinol 3-O-methyltransferase UbiG: MGQDFEFREIAERTLHHYDVNAPRFFAGTIDHDVSQNIAALLEAIEAEPPFTILDLGCGPGRDLKTFRNMGHRAIGLDGSAKFVEMAASYSGCEVWLQNFLDLELPDGLFDGIYANASLFHVPRSLLPKVLGELHEALKPGGVLFSSNPRGNNEEGWNGPRWGSFHDYPAWEGFLVEAGFMPIRHYYRPEGLPREQQPWLASVWRK; encoded by the coding sequence ATGGGACAGGACTTCGAATTCCGCGAAATAGCGGAGCGTACGCTTCATCACTACGACGTTAACGCGCCGCGCTTCTTCGCCGGCACCATCGACCACGACGTCAGCCAGAACATCGCCGCGCTGCTGGAGGCGATCGAGGCCGAGCCGCCCTTCACCATCCTCGACCTCGGCTGCGGCCCCGGACGCGACCTGAAGACCTTCAGGAACATGGGCCACCGCGCCATCGGCCTGGACGGCAGCGCGAAATTCGTGGAAATGGCGGCCAGCTACAGCGGCTGCGAAGTGTGGCTGCAGAACTTCCTCGACCTCGAACTGCCGGACGGCCTGTTCGACGGTATCTACGCCAACGCCTCGCTGTTCCACGTGCCGCGCAGCCTGCTGCCCAAGGTGCTGGGCGAACTTCACGAGGCCCTCAAGCCGGGCGGCGTGCTGTTCAGTTCCAATCCGCGCGGCAACAACGAAGAGGGCTGGAATGGCCCGCGCTGGGGCAGCTTCCACGATTATCCGGCCTGGGAAGGCTTTCTGGTCGAGGCCGGTTTCATGCCGATCCGCCACTATTATCGCCCCGAGGGCCTGCCGCGCGAGCAACAGCCGTGGCTGGCCAGTGTTTGGCGAAAATGA